Proteins encoded in a region of the Vibrio ponticus genome:
- the rpiA gene encoding ribose-5-phosphate isomerase RpiA: MTQDEMKKEAGWAALKYVEKDSIVGVGTGSTVNHFIDALGSIKDDIKGAVSSSEASTQRLKDLGIEVFDCNDVIKLDIYVDGADEINAHRDMIKGGGAALTREKIVAAISEKFICIVDDTKAVDILGQFPLPVEVIPMARSYVARELVKLGGDPAYREGVITDNGNVILDVHNMQIVNPKEMERAINAIPGVVTVGLFAARSADVVITGTPNGAKIEE, translated from the coding sequence ATGACTCAAGATGAGATGAAAAAAGAAGCAGGTTGGGCTGCGCTTAAGTATGTAGAGAAAGACAGTATTGTAGGCGTAGGTACTGGCTCGACAGTAAATCACTTCATCGATGCACTAGGTTCAATTAAAGATGACATCAAAGGTGCGGTATCAAGCTCAGAAGCATCAACGCAACGCCTAAAAGATCTAGGCATTGAAGTGTTTGATTGCAATGACGTAATCAAACTCGATATCTACGTTGATGGCGCAGATGAAATCAATGCTCATCGCGATATGATCAAAGGTGGCGGTGCTGCACTAACACGTGAAAAGATCGTGGCAGCAATTTCAGAAAAATTCATCTGTATCGTCGACGACACGAAAGCGGTTGATATCCTTGGTCAATTCCCACTTCCAGTTGAAGTTATTCCGATGGCACGTTCATACGTCGCGCGTGAACTTGTAAAACTGGGTGGTGATCCGGCTTACCGTGAAGGGGTTATCACTGACAACGGCAACGTGATCTTAGATGTGCACAACATGCAGATCGTCAATCCTAAAGAGATGGAACGTGCTATCAACGCTATCCCTGGCGTAGTGACTGTTGGTCTATTCGCAGCTCGCAGCGCGGATGTGGTAATCACAGGTACTCCAAACGGTGCAAAAATCGAAGAATAA
- a CDS encoding YecA/YgfB family protein produces the protein MSNITLPDYLTFATELQSAGLAVNPSELHGLLTGMLSGGLSLSDKSWQPLIFDYTSEGMGWPDKVLKLAQQTLDVTTKEITGTEMELGLLLPDEEASATLFDLADGVADWVNHFISGLGLVAADLKKASTQAKEALSDLEEIAKLGIDEEDDMQEQAVLLEQVIEHIKVCVLTIHAEFGQKPAPQEPAPTIH, from the coding sequence ATGAGTAACATCACCCTTCCAGATTACTTAACCTTCGCAACTGAATTGCAATCTGCGGGCTTAGCCGTTAATCCATCAGAATTGCATGGTCTACTGACAGGCATGTTAAGTGGCGGTTTGAGTTTAAGTGATAAAAGCTGGCAACCGCTGATTTTTGACTACACCAGTGAAGGTATGGGATGGCCGGATAAAGTATTGAAGCTTGCACAGCAGACTTTAGATGTGACGACCAAAGAGATCACCGGCACCGAGATGGAGTTGGGGTTACTTTTGCCGGATGAAGAGGCAAGTGCCACCCTGTTTGACTTGGCGGATGGCGTTGCTGACTGGGTAAATCATTTTATTTCAGGTCTGGGTTTAGTCGCTGCGGACTTAAAGAAAGCGTCGACTCAAGCGAAAGAGGCTCTGAGCGATCTTGAAGAGATTGCTAAACTCGGTATCGATGAAGAAGATGATATGCAAGAGCAGGCAGTGTTGCTTGAGCAAGTGATTGAACATATTAAAGTGTGTGTGTTGACCATTCACGCGGAGTTTGGACAAAAGCCAGCTCCTCAAGAGCCAGCGCCAACCATTCACTAA
- the ilvN gene encoding acetolactate synthase small subunit, whose protein sequence is MRHIISLLLENQPGALSRVVGLFSQRGYNIESLTVSPTDDETLSRLNITTISDDLELEQIQKQLHKLIDVLKVQEVTELEHIERELLMVKVKASGFARAEVKRTADIFRGQIVDVTAAQYTVQLTGTSEKLDAFIQALSEVTEVIEVARSGVVGIARGERALKP, encoded by the coding sequence ATGAGACATATCATTTCACTACTATTAGAAAACCAACCTGGTGCTTTGTCTCGTGTGGTTGGCTTGTTTTCACAACGTGGTTATAACATTGAATCGTTGACGGTTTCTCCAACTGATGATGAGACCTTATCGCGTTTGAATATTACCACCATCTCTGATGATCTAGAGCTAGAGCAGATCCAAAAGCAGCTGCATAAGTTGATTGATGTACTCAAAGTGCAAGAAGTGACAGAGCTTGAGCATATCGAGCGTGAACTTTTGATGGTGAAAGTGAAGGCGAGTGGTTTTGCTCGTGCAGAAGTGAAGCGCACTGCGGATATTTTCCGTGGTCAGATTGTTGATGTGACGGCTGCGCAATACACAGTGCAACTTACCGGTACGAGCGAAAAGCTTGATGCCTTTATTCAGGCGCTCTCGGAAGTGACTGAAGTGATTGAGGTTGCCCGTAGTGGTGTGGTTGGTATTGCTCGTGGTGAGCGAGCACTGAAACCGTAG
- a CDS encoding cell division protein ZapA — MSSQAVEVEILGKLTRVNCPAGQEEALLQAAKRLNDRLRDMTDKTKVTNEVHLLTIAALNFCYDLETRDSSTNEQLELQQQLNERMEKLSTSLDDALSKVQPGKPSPLA, encoded by the coding sequence ATGAGTAGCCAAGCGGTAGAAGTTGAAATTTTAGGTAAGTTAACCAGAGTTAACTGCCCAGCGGGTCAGGAAGAAGCGCTGCTTCAAGCTGCCAAACGACTGAATGATCGTTTGAGAGACATGACCGACAAAACCAAAGTGACCAACGAGGTGCATCTTTTGACCATCGCGGCGCTTAACTTTTGCTATGATTTGGAAACTCGCGACAGCTCTACCAATGAACAACTTGAGTTGCAACAACAGCTCAATGAGAGAATGGAGAAACTCTCAACATCACTTGATGATGCGCTAAGTAAAGTACAGCCAGGAAAGCCGTCACCTTTAGCTTAA
- the serA gene encoding phosphoglycerate dehydrogenase, whose translation MAKVSLEKDKIKILLLEGLHPSSVEVLQAAGYTNIEYHKGSLAEDELLEAVKDAHFIGIRSRTNLSQQVIDAAEKLVAIGCFCIGTNQVDLNAAAVRGIPVFNAPFSNTRSVAELVLGQILLLLRGIPEKNALAHRGIWKKSADNSYEARGKRLGIIGYGHIGTQLGIIAENLGMRVYYYDIENKLSLGNATQVATMSELLNKCDVISLHVPETPETKNMMGADEFARMKPGAIFINAARGTVVDIEALCHSLEAGHISGAAIDVFPTEPKTNADPFESPLQKYDNVILTPHVGGSTQEAQENIGVEVAGKLAKYSDNGSTLSSVNFPEVALPEHRDCSRLLHIHQNRPGILTQINTIFAEEGINIAGQYLQTAADIGYVVIDVETERSQEALEKLKGIEGTIRARILH comes from the coding sequence ATGGCCAAAGTTTCACTGGAAAAAGATAAAATTAAAATACTGCTCTTAGAGGGTCTGCACCCATCTTCAGTCGAAGTTCTACAAGCAGCAGGTTACACCAATATTGAATACCACAAAGGTTCACTCGCAGAAGATGAACTATTAGAAGCGGTAAAAGATGCGCACTTTATTGGTATTCGTTCACGCACCAACCTATCTCAGCAAGTGATTGATGCCGCAGAAAAATTAGTGGCGATCGGCTGTTTCTGTATTGGTACCAACCAAGTTGACCTTAATGCTGCGGCGGTCCGCGGTATTCCTGTATTCAATGCCCCATTCTCTAATACGCGCAGTGTCGCGGAACTGGTACTTGGACAAATCCTACTGCTGCTACGTGGTATCCCAGAGAAAAATGCACTGGCTCATCGCGGTATTTGGAAAAAAAGCGCCGATAACTCTTACGAAGCTCGTGGCAAACGTCTAGGGATTATTGGTTACGGTCACATTGGTACTCAGCTTGGCATTATCGCCGAGAACTTAGGTATGCGCGTTTACTACTACGACATCGAAAATAAACTATCGCTGGGTAACGCTACTCAAGTCGCCACAATGAGCGAACTACTGAACAAGTGTGATGTGATCTCACTACACGTACCGGAAACACCGGAAACCAAGAACATGATGGGGGCTGACGAGTTTGCCCGCATGAAACCAGGCGCAATCTTTATCAATGCCGCTCGCGGTACAGTGGTTGATATTGAAGCACTATGTCACTCTCTTGAAGCGGGTCATATTTCTGGTGCCGCGATCGATGTGTTCCCAACCGAACCAAAAACCAATGCGGACCCATTTGAGTCACCACTACAAAAATACGACAACGTGATCCTCACACCACACGTTGGCGGTTCGACTCAAGAAGCGCAAGAGAATATCGGTGTCGAAGTGGCAGGCAAACTCGCGAAGTACTCTGATAATGGTTCAACGTTATCAAGTGTTAACTTCCCAGAAGTGGCACTGCCTGAGCACCGCGACTGTTCACGTCTACTGCACATTCACCAAAACCGCCCAGGTATCTTGACGCAAATTAACACTATCTTCGCTGAAGAGGGCATTAACATTGCTGGTCAATACCTGCAAACAGCGGCTGACATTGGTTATGTGGTTATTGACGTTGAAACAGAGCGCTCACAAGAAGCCTTAGAGAAGCTGAAAGGAATCGAAGGCACAATTCGCGCACGTATTCTGCACTAA
- a CDS encoding 5-formyltetrahydrofolate cyclo-ligase, producing MNLSRQEFRQQIRQLRRQLSPQFQYQSGLELVEQFATLPELTNAHHIALYLSADGEVDTQPLIEWLWQQGKQVYLPVIHPFSKGHLLFLHYQADTEMVLNQYRILEPKLKQPLIQPLTKLDLICTPLVAFDSTGHRLGMGGGYYDRTLEAWFKHGQGAKPIGLAHDCQHVSRLPIESWDVPLPKIVTPSRVWHWESHL from the coding sequence ATGAATCTTTCACGACAAGAATTTCGTCAGCAAATTCGCCAACTCAGACGACAACTCTCACCACAATTTCAATATCAATCTGGACTTGAGCTGGTCGAACAGTTTGCTACTCTGCCAGAATTAACCAATGCACACCATATCGCCCTCTATCTCAGTGCCGATGGCGAAGTGGATACTCAGCCACTGATTGAATGGTTATGGCAACAAGGCAAGCAAGTTTATCTACCCGTGATTCACCCTTTCTCTAAAGGTCACCTACTTTTCCTCCATTACCAAGCTGATACTGAAATGGTATTGAATCAATACCGCATTCTTGAACCGAAACTCAAACAACCGCTGATTCAACCACTCACCAAACTCGACCTGATTTGTACGCCATTGGTTGCCTTCGACTCGACCGGACATCGTCTTGGCATGGGGGGTGGCTATTACGATCGAACTTTGGAAGCGTGGTTTAAGCATGGACAAGGCGCCAAACCGATTGGCTTAGCGCACGACTGCCAGCATGTCAGTCGTTTACCCATTGAGTCTTGGGATGTACCACTACCAAAAATAGTGACACCAAGCAGAGTTTGGCATTGGGAAAGTCATCTCTGA
- a CDS encoding acetolactate synthase 3 large subunit — protein MAAMLSGNEMVVQSLIEEGVEQIFGYPGGSVLDIYDALHAKTDQIKHVLVRHEQAATHMADGYARATGKPGVVLVCSGPGATNTITGIATAYMDSIPMIVISGNVPNNLIGNDAFQECDIVGVSRPVVKHSFLVKKAEDIPETVKKAFYIATTGRPGPVLIDLPKDVINPQFKFPYEYPASVSMRSYKPTTTGHKGQIKKALKALLEANKPVLYVGGGAVISQADAPLLKLAETLNLPVVSTLMGLGAFPGTHKNSLGMLGMHGTYEANMAMHDADLIFGIGVRFDDRTTNNLEKYCPNARVMHIDIDPSSISKNVKADLPIVGSADKVLEAMVNLLVEQGGSNDEHALNCWWDEIQTWRDKECLSYETSPERIKPQQVIETLHKLTNGDAYVASDVGQHQMFAALYYPFNKPRRWINSGGLGTMGFGLPAGMGVKFAKPDEEVVVVTGDGSIQMNIQELSTAMQYDIPVKIINLNNRFLGMVKQWQDIIYQGRHSNSYMSSVPDFAAIAEAYGHVGIRIETPDQLESGLKQALEMKDRLVFVDINVDETEHVYPMQIKGEGMDKMWLSKTERT, from the coding sequence ATGGCAGCAATGTTGTCCGGTAACGAGATGGTAGTGCAATCTCTTATCGAAGAAGGCGTTGAACAAATTTTCGGTTATCCAGGCGGTTCTGTTTTGGATATCTATGATGCTCTTCATGCTAAAACCGACCAAATCAAACATGTCTTAGTTCGCCATGAGCAAGCCGCTACGCATATGGCAGATGGTTATGCGCGCGCTACGGGAAAACCGGGTGTGGTCTTGGTCTGTTCAGGTCCTGGTGCAACCAATACCATTACCGGTATCGCAACGGCATACATGGACTCGATCCCAATGATTGTCATTTCTGGTAACGTACCAAACAATCTGATTGGTAATGATGCGTTCCAAGAGTGTGATATTGTCGGTGTCTCTCGCCCAGTGGTAAAACACAGCTTTTTAGTAAAGAAAGCAGAAGACATTCCTGAAACGGTTAAAAAAGCCTTTTATATTGCTACCACAGGTCGTCCTGGTCCGGTTTTAATCGACCTGCCTAAAGACGTCATTAATCCGCAGTTTAAATTCCCTTATGAGTATCCAGCATCAGTCTCGATGCGCTCATACAAACCAACCACTACCGGTCACAAAGGTCAGATTAAAAAAGCACTTAAAGCGCTATTAGAAGCGAACAAGCCGGTACTTTATGTTGGTGGCGGCGCGGTGATCTCACAAGCGGATGCTCCGCTGTTGAAACTCGCGGAAACGCTGAACCTTCCGGTTGTCAGTACGCTAATGGGCTTGGGGGCATTCCCTGGAACGCATAAAAACTCGCTGGGGATGTTAGGTATGCATGGTACCTATGAAGCGAATATGGCGATGCATGATGCCGATCTTATTTTTGGTATTGGGGTGCGTTTTGATGACCGTACTACCAATAACCTAGAAAAGTACTGTCCGAACGCACGGGTGATGCACATTGATATCGATCCTTCGTCGATCTCGAAGAACGTCAAAGCGGATCTGCCAATTGTTGGCTCTGCCGACAAAGTACTCGAAGCGATGGTGAACTTGCTGGTGGAACAAGGTGGCAGCAATGATGAGCACGCGCTGAACTGCTGGTGGGATGAGATTCAAACTTGGCGTGATAAAGAGTGCCTGAGTTATGAAACATCCCCAGAGCGCATCAAGCCACAGCAAGTGATTGAAACTCTGCATAAGCTGACTAATGGTGATGCTTATGTTGCCTCGGATGTCGGTCAGCACCAGATGTTTGCTGCGCTTTACTACCCGTTCAATAAGCCACGTCGTTGGATTAACTCTGGTGGTCTCGGCACCATGGGCTTTGGTTTACCTGCGGGCATGGGGGTTAAGTTCGCCAAGCCTGATGAGGAAGTGGTAGTAGTGACGGGTGATGGCAGTATTCAAATGAATATTCAGGAGCTATCGACTGCCATGCAGTACGATATCCCAGTGAAAATTATCAACTTAAACAACCGCTTCCTAGGTATGGTGAAACAGTGGCAAGACATTATTTATCAAGGTCGCCATTCTAACTCTTACATGAGTTCAGTGCCTGATTTTGCCGCTATTGCTGAAGCGTATGGTCATGTAGGTATTCGTATCGAAACACCGGATCAACTTGAGTCTGGCTTAAAGCAAGCTCTTGAGATGAAAGATCGCTTGGTGTTTGTCGATATTAACGTCGATGAAACAGAGCATGTATACCCAATGCAAATTAAAGGCGAGGGTATGGATAAGATGTGGCTAAGCAAGACGGAGCGTACCTAA